The proteins below come from a single Desulfovibrio sp. genomic window:
- the flgA gene encoding flagellar basal body P-ring formation chaperone FlgA codes for MRFLQVIWAMRDGQVLPLRALLAAALVCCLWATATVAAPQGGVSGATWQDNDRNHRRSPNQIVTQLRTPQAQAGQMPLADDAQDQRAAKARNQLAAGEAPVVQDGQLNMLGPDDWRIKILSAAVTNSDMVLLGDIAVPLGQMGQDTWAQLRAQQLWPAPPEEGKPLQISHSRLSQALRQALGKDVAGRCILPSSLVIQRGGLVFHEEDLRSYVVKSLTPQLSAMPGQVELSDFRLPDYIFLAHAQQRVQLEPGKLSPGRVPLRFAVQEVDGNVLRRISGTVNLTLWITAPAASRPMNKGEALAAESVTFMKVNASQLRDLPWDGRGGPWQVNRALNTGEPILQSDLVSQLMVRRGDVVNLIYIKGNLRIATQAQALADGEPGATIAVRNLQTKKQVYAIVKDGSTVEIH; via the coding sequence ATGCGGTTTTTGCAGGTCATATGGGCAATGCGGGATGGTCAGGTGCTGCCTTTGCGCGCGCTTCTGGCTGCGGCTCTGGTGTGCTGCCTGTGGGCTACGGCCACTGTGGCGGCCCCGCAGGGCGGCGTTTCCGGCGCCACCTGGCAGGACAATGACCGCAACCATCGCCGTTCGCCCAATCAGATAGTCACACAGTTGCGTACTCCCCAGGCGCAGGCAGGGCAAATGCCCCTTGCGGATGATGCGCAGGATCAGCGGGCCGCCAAGGCGCGCAACCAGCTTGCCGCAGGCGAAGCCCCAGTGGTGCAGGATGGACAACTGAACATGCTTGGCCCTGACGACTGGCGGATCAAAATCCTTTCAGCAGCGGTCACCAATTCAGATATGGTTTTGTTGGGGGATATTGCTGTTCCGCTGGGGCAGATGGGGCAGGATACCTGGGCGCAACTGCGCGCGCAGCAGCTTTGGCCTGCGCCTCCGGAAGAAGGCAAACCCCTGCAGATCAGTCATTCCCGCCTTTCACAGGCTTTGCGGCAGGCCTTGGGCAAGGATGTTGCCGGGCGGTGTATTTTGCCATCTTCGCTGGTGATTCAGCGCGGGGGGCTGGTGTTTCATGAGGAAGACCTGCGCTCCTACGTGGTCAAAAGTCTGACACCGCAATTGTCCGCCATGCCGGGGCAGGTGGAACTGAGCGATTTTCGGCTGCCGGATTACATTTTTTTGGCCCATGCGCAGCAGCGGGTGCAGCTTGAACCGGGCAAACTGTCGCCCGGCCGCGTGCCCTTGCGCTTTGCTGTGCAGGAAGTGGACGGCAATGTGCTCCGGCGCATTTCCGGCACGGTCAACCTCACGCTCTGGATAACGGCTCCTGCGGCATCGCGCCCCATGAACAAAGGGGAAGCCCTGGCGGCAGAGTCCGTCACCTTTATGAAGGTCAACGCCAGCCAGTTGCGTGATCTGCCGTGGGATGGGCGCGGCGGCCCCTGGCAGGTGAACCGCGCGCTGAATACCGGCGAGCCAATTTTGCAAAGCGACCTTGTGAGCCAGTTGATGGTAAGGCGCGGTGATGTGGTCAACCTCATCTATATAAAGGGCAACCTGCGCATTGCCACGCAGGCCCAGGCTCTGGCCGACGGCGAGCCGGGGGCCACCATTGCGGTACGGAATCTGCAAACCAAAAAACAGGTATACGCCATTGTCAAAGATGGCAGCACCGTGGAAATCCACTAG
- a CDS encoding AAA family ATPase encodes MKGNQQLSPNGLKYLIRKWTPLPSPSNPKNLIRLAGNDSLSPAFNETLGKMNTTNIYGLDDNLIKVAVFEALLEMEASHQYLLGGNRALLAIENINVCSPHEKISVSFKLTHSSKLLYRLNFGDYIEGTWVELLCKVFNLPKLDAIATLADILKISHEKIFQLSSERHSAELNGRSRPTDDIPNVLYLSGLPAGSSCAELVEKRYVYGNANQRIGAILRYRLNGNDFCLPATVGNNVLCMGKFKPTAHFLNQHLIDQHLFAPVIFFQDMRTALAFERRLEKIVGHKPEEFIVTAHLGNDLTVLPWNYFHGRKVVFIPAPTKECMAMINPYKEYIMGGQANDFQIYPGFLLHSQPCGDLTNHAGDVTDAEAKLLRRTVWLGTVKDPDQFAAQLIEEAIPYKKFKGLWERLGIFKAPNEQSNCNEDSSFNSLSLFQPDTGLTKPLKTCVKDVTTEEIFLPGGFTMLHGLKDSGKSLICLSAAKAIISGGKLFEFFTTGESRNILYLDSETPKDLLAVRLSQLGLVAEIGNSLFLLSKFDLKGNDLPFSITDQKFRDNVEKIMRVHNCGYLVLDNLTSLMDDGRLYNSTTVSKLFADWVDSLTRQGLGVVMVSHTQEGPNAGTSAAKARGSEEFSIRAHSEIVLVRSTEILEKKLGTEAVQHMAAQDGLTVGVCFKVCKEAAVLQKKTFWLHLPLRAPRWKFLTATGADGKEIEVAQACSRPEQDLTIQDKPLLDELEIEDVATSSKLSSDEKAVYYMTKGTGTVKTADIAQKLVCCKRKARIITKSLEEKGLLEPNEGKGSQQGYRLKG; translated from the coding sequence ATGAAAGGAAATCAGCAGCTTTCCCCTAATGGCCTGAAATATCTCATTAGGAAATGGACCCCTCTTCCGTCACCCAGCAACCCCAAAAACCTCATCCGGTTGGCAGGGAATGATTCATTATCCCCTGCGTTTAATGAGACGCTCGGCAAAATGAACACCACCAACATCTACGGTCTGGACGACAATCTAATCAAGGTGGCTGTTTTCGAGGCTCTTCTTGAGATGGAGGCGTCACACCAATACCTATTAGGTGGCAATAGAGCACTCCTCGCTATCGAAAACATTAATGTTTGTTCTCCACATGAAAAAATCAGTGTTTCTTTTAAACTTACTCATAGTAGCAAGCTACTTTATCGACTTAACTTCGGGGACTACATCGAAGGAACATGGGTGGAGCTTCTCTGTAAAGTCTTTAACCTGCCAAAATTAGACGCGATAGCTACTCTCGCAGATATTCTAAAAATATCTCATGAAAAAATTTTTCAGCTTTCCAGCGAGAGACACTCTGCTGAATTGAATGGGAGATCGCGGCCAACCGATGACATACCTAACGTTCTTTATCTGTCTGGACTTCCGGCTGGATCGTCTTGCGCTGAGTTGGTAGAGAAAAGGTACGTCTACGGCAATGCTAATCAGAGAATCGGAGCCATTCTGCGTTATCGGTTGAATGGGAATGACTTCTGTCTTCCTGCTACAGTTGGTAATAATGTACTTTGTATGGGAAAATTCAAACCAACAGCTCACTTTCTTAACCAGCACCTTATAGACCAGCACCTATTCGCTCCTGTCATTTTTTTTCAGGACATGCGCACAGCCCTTGCATTCGAGCGCAGACTTGAAAAAATCGTAGGCCATAAGCCCGAAGAGTTCATCGTGACAGCCCATCTCGGGAATGACCTCACAGTGCTCCCTTGGAATTATTTCCACGGGCGTAAGGTTGTATTTATCCCTGCACCGACAAAAGAGTGCATGGCGATGATCAATCCGTATAAAGAGTATATAATGGGCGGGCAGGCTAATGATTTCCAGATCTATCCTGGCTTTCTGCTGCACTCACAGCCATGCGGTGACCTGACAAACCATGCAGGGGACGTTACCGATGCAGAGGCTAAGCTGCTGCGTAGGACTGTGTGGCTTGGCACTGTTAAGGACCCCGATCAGTTCGCGGCACAATTAATCGAGGAAGCCATTCCCTATAAAAAATTCAAGGGGTTGTGGGAGAGGCTGGGTATTTTCAAAGCGCCCAATGAACAGAGCAATTGCAACGAGGACTCTTCGTTCAACTCTTTGTCTCTATTTCAACCCGACACCGGCTTGACGAAGCCACTGAAGACATGCGTCAAGGATGTTACCACCGAGGAAATCTTTTTACCAGGTGGCTTCACCATGCTGCATGGCTTGAAGGATTCCGGGAAAAGCCTCATCTGCCTTTCGGCTGCCAAGGCTATCATCAGCGGTGGAAAGTTGTTTGAGTTTTTCACTACTGGGGAATCCAGAAATATTCTGTATTTGGACAGCGAAACGCCGAAAGATCTTCTTGCAGTACGACTTAGTCAGCTCGGCCTTGTTGCAGAGATTGGCAATAGCCTATTTCTGCTCTCAAAGTTTGACCTCAAGGGCAACGACCTTCCCTTTTCCATTACGGACCAGAAATTCCGCGACAATGTGGAAAAAATCATGCGCGTGCATAACTGCGGCTATCTCGTACTGGACAATCTAACTTCCCTCATGGACGATGGCAGACTCTATAATTCCACCACCGTCAGTAAACTTTTTGCCGACTGGGTTGACAGCCTGACAAGACAAGGCCTCGGGGTGGTCATGGTCAGTCACACTCAAGAAGGCCCCAACGCGGGTACCTCCGCTGCAAAAGCACGAGGCTCTGAAGAGTTTTCAATTCGCGCCCACTCGGAAATCGTGCTGGTGCGGAGTACAGAAATTCTGGAAAAAAAGCTCGGTACGGAAGCAGTTCAGCATATGGCAGCCCAGGACGGCTTGACCGTTGGCGTATGTTTTAAGGTTTGCAAGGAAGCAGCCGTCCTTCAGAAAAAAACCTTCTGGTTGCATCTGCCGCTTAGAGCTCCGCGATGGAAATTTCTGACCGCTACCGGAGCAGATGGGAAAGAAATCGAAGTTGCCCAGGCATGCTCTAGGCCGGAACAAGATCTCACAATTCAGGACAAACCGTTGCTTGATGAACTTGAGATTGAGGATGTAGCGACCTCTAGTAAACTGTCCTCCGACGAAAAAGCGGTATACTACATGACCAAGGGTACAGGAACCGTTAAAACCGCAGATATCGCGCAAAAACTGGTTTGCTGTAAAAGAAAAGCTCGTATCATCACAAAAAGCCTAGAGGAGAAAGGCCTTCTTGAGCCTAATGAGGGCAAAGGCTCTCAGCAAGGTTACCGCTTAAAGGGTTAG
- a CDS encoding flagellar basal body L-ring protein FlgH: protein MQARYIIPVLALSYLFCVACGGSPTRRPALHPPVTPPQEYRQEANSANNPGSIFAASETDTLFEDSRARRVGDIVVVKLVENTKAQNKAETTANKKGSNDYEVSAMFNRDHAGFIPFVPVGPQPAVGLPVLNTGSTSGLTATGKTKRENYVTTSLATRVLRVLPGGLMEIEGAREIRVNEETEYMVVRGMIRSKDVSADNSVLSTQIADASIEYYGKGVLADKQKPGWFSRLMDNVWPF, encoded by the coding sequence ATGCAGGCACGATACATAATACCCGTTCTGGCGCTGAGCTACCTGTTTTGCGTCGCCTGCGGCGGCAGCCCAACCCGGCGACCTGCACTGCATCCGCCGGTAACGCCGCCACAGGAATATCGGCAGGAGGCCAATTCGGCCAACAATCCGGGGTCGATTTTTGCCGCCAGCGAAACAGATACCCTTTTTGAAGACAGCCGCGCCCGACGCGTCGGTGATATTGTTGTGGTCAAACTGGTGGAAAATACCAAGGCCCAGAACAAGGCGGAAACTACAGCCAACAAGAAAGGCTCCAACGATTACGAGGTTTCCGCAATGTTCAATAGGGATCACGCAGGCTTCATTCCCTTTGTTCCCGTGGGGCCGCAGCCTGCGGTGGGCTTGCCTGTCCTGAATACAGGGTCTACCAGCGGTCTGACGGCCACGGGCAAGACCAAGCGTGAGAACTACGTGACCACCTCGCTGGCCACGCGTGTGCTCCGCGTGTTGCCGGGCGGCCTGATGGAAATTGAGGGCGCTCGCGAAATCCGCGTTAACGAAGAAACAGAGTATATGGTTGTGCGCGGCATGATCCGCTCCAAGGACGTCAGCGCCGACAACAGCGTTCTTTCCACCCAGATTGCGGACGCAAGCATTGAATACTACGGCAAGGGCGTGCTGGCCGACAAGCAGAAGCCCGGCTGGTTCTCACGGCTTATGGATAACGTCTGGCCCTTCTAG
- a CDS encoding DUF927 domain-containing protein, producing the protein MDKSRFVYAGIPGPGSGPWQFIEDTRESRSQALDEGCKAFTTMSFDFEPEKGKAEPLRFGDLWLDIDCKEAPFLAVIAARMLITDCTHAYDGFNPAMLEYFMSGSKGVHIRIPAEMFGGENGHPFLPRLHLKMLEKHFSQTSHNQRLGMLALGEFVPGTLKGKTIGDLVDTSMYCMGKGHLLRAPNVRRPDGRYKVQVSEEEFFEWDVDYLLDLTREPRANLIPLVSPSTTGMTALFDYALMNWQSLDPRSYNLQSLSACQFMHHCRENAATLSEPEWFMMMRVLAPLGEKGLDLAQEYSRHYPGYSAQNTRNKFLHALNKGYPATCEEIQKIFQCTPRCKVRIPLELERKRQSDAVVVAESFSLKTDGLYYSSSRGMLEDDGFKVCSPMKILGRMRNTDGTGWARLVELVTPDGKANKLNIPMRDCVGRCDNVLALLCDNGLELTGGKMGKFVMDYLRLAATDKVFINVERLGWHRNRYVLPDEIFGEGGNEEINYTQENGLFNCVGDLAEWQEHVGRYCLGNTLLMLVAAFALTGPLLRSCEVEGGGLHLFGPSSTGKTTLALLAGSLCGGNADKGYIRQWNTTANAGEYTAVQHNDGLLVMDESGEATAEALYKLMYMLFNGQGKQRMRSDSTPRKAYHWLIQLLSTGEQTIDEKIEETGKLRAMSGQSVRVVNLPIDGGKGKNAYSSLHDFESAAELSEHLKKAAKRYYGTPLRAFLRALCGANSNELDANIAEIKEHIEMFAKECCPDGSCGQVRRVAVKFGLIAAAGMFATQHDILPWTPEESSDAVAEWFKVWLDGRGGIGNLEIMKALERFKDFIARHGRSRFVEVDSLGESMRDLAGYRWEDKGEQTFFMNIPTFNDLAKGVNKHELLDHMRQQGWLLMNDKGNLVTTKWIKGHNVRGYGFILSAWDGEAGRGKSLSPEANVNMSFGDDF; encoded by the coding sequence CTAGCAGTGATTGCGGCTCGGATGCTGATCACGGATTGTACCCATGCTTATGATGGCTTTAACCCTGCCATGCTTGAATACTTCATGAGCGGTAGCAAGGGAGTACATATCCGCATTCCGGCTGAAATGTTTGGCGGTGAAAATGGCCATCCCTTTCTGCCCAGATTACACCTCAAGATGCTTGAAAAGCATTTTTCTCAAACATCGCATAACCAGAGGCTCGGAATGCTGGCGCTGGGTGAATTTGTACCCGGTACACTCAAGGGAAAAACTATCGGCGACCTCGTAGACACCAGTATGTACTGCATGGGCAAGGGACATCTACTTCGCGCTCCCAATGTCAGGCGACCTGACGGGCGCTACAAGGTGCAGGTTAGCGAAGAAGAGTTTTTTGAGTGGGATGTTGACTACCTGCTAGATCTTACGCGGGAACCAAGGGCAAATTTAATCCCGTTGGTATCTCCCTCTACAACGGGAATGACAGCTCTTTTTGATTACGCCCTGATGAACTGGCAATCGCTGGATCCTCGTAGCTACAACCTCCAGTCGCTTTCAGCATGCCAGTTTATGCACCACTGTCGCGAAAATGCCGCAACACTCAGCGAGCCTGAATGGTTTATGATGATGAGGGTGCTGGCGCCTCTGGGTGAAAAAGGGCTTGATCTGGCGCAGGAATACAGCAGGCATTACCCAGGATACTCAGCGCAAAATACTCGCAACAAGTTCCTGCATGCCTTGAATAAGGGGTATCCAGCCACCTGTGAGGAAATTCAGAAAATCTTTCAGTGTACCCCTCGTTGCAAGGTTCGTATTCCACTTGAGCTTGAGCGTAAACGTCAGAGCGATGCGGTAGTTGTGGCTGAATCGTTTAGCCTGAAAACAGATGGTCTGTACTATTCCTCTTCCCGTGGCATGCTGGAAGACGATGGTTTCAAAGTGTGCAGCCCAATGAAAATTCTCGGCAGGATGCGCAATACGGACGGAACTGGCTGGGCAAGATTGGTGGAATTGGTGACACCTGATGGCAAGGCCAACAAACTGAATATTCCCATGAGGGACTGTGTTGGAAGGTGCGATAATGTATTAGCTTTGCTTTGCGATAATGGCCTTGAGCTGACCGGCGGAAAGATGGGGAAGTTTGTCATGGATTATCTCCGCCTTGCTGCTACGGACAAGGTCTTCATCAACGTTGAGCGGCTGGGTTGGCATCGCAACCGGTATGTTCTTCCAGATGAAATTTTTGGCGAAGGCGGGAACGAAGAGATCAACTATACGCAGGAAAACGGACTGTTCAATTGCGTTGGTGATCTTGCAGAGTGGCAGGAACACGTTGGCCGCTATTGTTTGGGTAATACTCTGTTGATGCTGGTTGCGGCATTTGCATTAACCGGTCCACTTCTGCGTTCCTGCGAGGTGGAAGGGGGAGGGCTGCATCTCTTCGGCCCATCGTCTACTGGCAAGACAACTTTGGCGCTGTTGGCTGGTAGCCTTTGCGGTGGCAACGCTGACAAGGGGTATATTCGCCAGTGGAACACTACGGCGAATGCCGGAGAATATACGGCGGTACAGCATAATGATGGTCTGCTGGTGATGGACGAATCTGGCGAGGCCACCGCCGAGGCTCTGTACAAGTTGATGTACATGCTGTTCAACGGTCAAGGCAAGCAACGCATGCGGTCGGACTCCACCCCGCGCAAAGCTTATCATTGGCTGATTCAGCTTTTATCTACGGGTGAACAGACGATTGATGAAAAGATTGAAGAAACTGGAAAACTCCGGGCCATGTCTGGGCAGAGCGTCCGCGTTGTCAATCTTCCCATCGACGGTGGAAAGGGCAAGAACGCCTATTCCAGCTTGCATGATTTTGAAAGTGCTGCGGAATTGAGCGAACATCTTAAAAAAGCAGCCAAACGTTACTATGGAACACCCTTGAGAGCTTTCCTTAGGGCCTTGTGCGGTGCCAATAGTAATGAACTGGATGCGAATATCGCTGAAATCAAAGAACACATTGAAATGTTCGCCAAGGAATGCTGCCCTGACGGTTCATGTGGCCAGGTTCGCCGTGTTGCAGTTAAGTTTGGCCTGATAGCCGCTGCAGGTATGTTTGCCACCCAACATGACATCCTGCCCTGGACGCCTGAAGAATCAAGTGATGCTGTGGCAGAATGGTTTAAAGTCTGGCTTGATGGACGTGGTGGCATCGGCAATCTGGAAATCATGAAGGCGCTTGAGCGGTTTAAGGATTTCATTGCGCGTCACGGCAGGAGCCGCTTTGTTGAGGTGGACAGTCTGGGAGAGAGTATGCGCGATCTTGCGGGCTACAGGTGGGAGGACAAGGGGGAACAGACGTTTTTCATGAACATCCCTACGTTTAACGATCTCGCCAAGGGCGTTAATAAACACGAATTATTAGACCACATGAGGCAGCAGGGCTGGCTCCTGATGAATGACAAAGGTAACCTTGTGACCACAAAGTGGATCAAGGGGCACAACGTTCGCGGTTACGGCTTTATTCTGTCCGCCTGGGACGGTGAAGCCGGGCGGGGTAAGTCGCTGTCCCCTGAAGCAAATGTGAACATGAGTTTTGGTGACGATTTTTAA
- the flgF gene encoding flagellar basal-body rod protein FlgF, translated as MQAGMFSGLFAALTTEHRMNFIANNLANVNTRGYKRETVAFKDTMPTFAFDEIREPILNLKSTPLFPEPMNAARVRLAVSHTDFSQGSMQYTGNDLDVAINGDNAFFRVTTPTGQYLTRNGAFVLNGDGVLMTPQGYTVQGAGGVINVPAGTRHLQISGDGQILADGNVIDQLALVSVNNPQNLEKMGGNLFRPRDGVQIAEGNAYDNGARVEQGFTEAANVEVVSEMVNMIEVQRQFEAYQKVMQTSDTLDRAANEKVGRRQG; from the coding sequence ATGCAAGCAGGCATGTTTAGCGGACTTTTTGCCGCATTGACCACGGAACACCGCATGAATTTCATCGCCAATAATTTGGCGAACGTGAACACGCGTGGCTATAAACGTGAGACAGTGGCGTTCAAAGATACCATGCCGACCTTTGCTTTTGACGAGATTCGGGAGCCGATTTTGAACCTCAAGTCTACGCCCCTGTTTCCCGAACCGATGAATGCCGCAAGGGTTCGCTTGGCCGTTTCGCACACAGATTTTTCGCAAGGATCCATGCAATATACCGGCAACGATCTTGATGTTGCCATTAACGGCGACAACGCCTTTTTCCGGGTCACTACGCCTACGGGGCAGTATCTCACGCGCAACGGGGCTTTTGTGCTCAACGGCGATGGCGTCCTTATGACGCCGCAGGGCTACACCGTGCAAGGCGCTGGCGGCGTTATCAACGTCCCGGCTGGTACGCGTCATTTGCAGATCAGCGGCGATGGTCAGATACTTGCCGATGGCAATGTTATTGACCAGTTGGCCCTGGTCAGCGTGAACAATCCGCAGAATCTTGAAAAAATGGGCGGCAACCTCTTTCGCCCGCGCGATGGTGTTCAGATTGCTGAAGGCAATGCCTACGACAATGGCGCGCGCGTCGAACAGGGCTTTACCGAAGCCGCCAATGTGGAAGTCGTGTCCGAAATGGTCAACATGATCGAAGTGCAGCGCCAGTTTGAAGCCTACCAAAAGGTCATGCAGACCTCAGACACGCTGGATCGCGCTGCCAACGAAAAAGTGGGCCGCCGCCAGGGTTAA
- the flgG gene encoding flagellar basal-body rod protein FlgG, protein MMRSLWTGATGMVAQQLNIDVISNNLANVNTTGFKKSRAEFEDLMYQTMRMAGAITEGDNRLPVGIQVGMGARPTAVHKFFTQGDFQNTGNTLDVAIEGDGFFQVDVNGELMYTRAGSFKLNQDGTVVTANGYILQPQFAVPAQTKTISISSSGHMAALDAQGQELAGAELPLYTFINPAGLDARGRNLYTPTQASGDATEGVPGTDNVGTLAQGFLEMSNVEVVDEMVNMIVGQRAYEVNSKSIQTSDSMLGIAVQLKRS, encoded by the coding sequence ATGATGCGATCGCTTTGGACAGGCGCCACTGGCATGGTGGCCCAACAGCTCAATATCGACGTGATTTCAAACAACCTGGCCAACGTCAACACCACGGGCTTTAAAAAGAGCAGGGCCGAGTTTGAAGACCTCATGTACCAGACCATGCGTATGGCTGGCGCCATCACCGAGGGTGACAACCGCCTGCCTGTAGGTATTCAGGTCGGTATGGGCGCTCGCCCCACGGCTGTGCACAAGTTTTTTACGCAGGGCGATTTTCAGAATACCGGCAACACTCTGGACGTAGCCATTGAAGGCGACGGCTTTTTCCAGGTGGATGTGAACGGCGAGCTCATGTACACGCGCGCCGGTTCCTTCAAGCTCAATCAGGACGGCACCGTGGTCACCGCCAACGGCTATATTCTGCAACCGCAGTTTGCCGTGCCCGCGCAAACCAAGACCATCTCCATTTCATCCTCCGGCCACATGGCGGCTCTGGATGCGCAGGGGCAGGAACTGGCCGGGGCCGAATTGCCGCTCTACACCTTTATCAATCCGGCGGGTCTTGATGCCCGCGGGCGCAACCTCTACACGCCCACCCAGGCTTCGGGTGATGCCACAGAAGGCGTGCCCGGCACAGACAATGTGGGTACCTTGGCGCAGGGTTTTCTGGAAATGTCCAACGTGGAAGTTGTGGACGAAATGGTGAACATGATTGTGGGCCAGCGCGCCTATGAAGTGAACTCAAAGTCCATCCAGACATCAGACTCCATGCTTGGTATCGCTGTGCAGCTCAAGCGCAGCTAG
- a CDS encoding DUF6538 domain-containing protein, producing MPHLLPALSNLVPAVASNQDDDKKSAPAYLYCKRKIYYFRYAFPANLRKSLGRAELRVSLQTSYLRIARFRARMLSAEIGNMILEGFMLDYKEIRRRMNILLQRLLEQDHADLSERKNISVGKLNITYDQLRTSQIELLLHCNSPQLLEQIAPECIVDLLRSGAFTRNELAGENYLQIVKAYKEMQITRHRIDIARTKGDFLMEEEVMGRDFGKLPCDTSCTAQEPPALLEVPTHVHQQQTGGILYSEAMERYIGQKLQDGEWREHSVRDHRGRLEEFLTIIGDKPIKDITRLDMRHFRETLRKLPPNRSRIKAFRDKSIQELLDLKVQDTLSVTTVNILVEAVGSMLAWYVREGLLDANPATHLQIKDSRQAIELRQAFSADELTKIFAHPKFARKEFKSPSYYWIPLIALFTGMRLEEIAQLHCADIYESQTKGIWVIDINSNGLDELGRPKLLKNKNARRIVPIHSDLIQMGLLDYHTEIAKNKHIRLFPELKKSEGAVKFGKQPGKQFKAVVTATLGEASGKTFHSLRHTFADFFKQRGLQNDYFRQVFGHELPMLAAKQYGEKFSPATLNSEVIEKLVYDAKITSECEYLSQKISNQHKAQ from the coding sequence ATGCCTCACCTTCTTCCTGCCCTTTCCAACCTTGTGCCTGCCGTCGCCAGCAACCAGGATGATGACAAAAAGTCAGCCCCTGCGTATCTTTATTGCAAAAGAAAAATCTACTATTTTCGATATGCCTTCCCCGCCAACCTGCGAAAATCACTTGGGCGGGCCGAGCTGCGCGTGAGCCTGCAAACGTCCTACCTGAGGATTGCGCGATTTCGCGCCCGCATGCTGTCCGCAGAAATTGGCAATATGATTCTTGAGGGGTTTATGCTGGACTATAAGGAAATACGCCGCCGCATGAATATCCTGCTCCAGCGCTTGCTGGAGCAGGACCACGCAGATCTTTCAGAGCGTAAAAACATCTCTGTGGGAAAGCTCAACATCACGTACGACCAGCTCAGGACGTCTCAAATCGAACTACTCTTGCACTGTAATTCACCACAATTGCTTGAGCAGATTGCGCCAGAATGCATTGTTGACTTGCTTCGTTCCGGTGCTTTCACACGAAATGAGCTTGCAGGGGAAAACTATCTGCAAATAGTGAAAGCATACAAAGAGATGCAGATCACCAGGCATCGCATCGACATTGCCCGCACCAAAGGCGATTTTTTGATGGAAGAAGAAGTCATGGGGCGCGATTTTGGCAAGTTACCTTGCGACACCTCATGCACAGCACAGGAGCCACCTGCTTTGCTGGAGGTGCCTACGCACGTTCACCAGCAGCAGACGGGAGGAATCCTTTATTCTGAAGCCATGGAACGGTACATCGGCCAGAAACTTCAGGACGGTGAATGGCGTGAGCACAGCGTGAGGGACCACCGGGGACGCCTGGAAGAATTTCTGACCATTATTGGCGACAAGCCTATCAAGGACATCACCCGTTTGGACATGCGGCATTTTCGCGAAACATTGAGAAAGCTCCCACCTAACCGCTCACGAATTAAAGCATTCAGAGATAAAAGCATCCAGGAGCTGCTCGACCTGAAAGTTCAAGACACGTTGAGTGTCACAACAGTCAACATTCTTGTAGAAGCCGTTGGAAGCATGCTTGCGTGGTATGTGCGCGAGGGGCTATTGGACGCCAACCCGGCAACCCATCTTCAGATCAAGGACAGCCGCCAAGCTATTGAACTGCGTCAGGCGTTCTCCGCCGACGAGCTCACAAAAATCTTTGCGCATCCCAAATTCGCGAGAAAGGAATTCAAATCCCCCTCTTATTACTGGATCCCTCTGATTGCCCTTTTCACTGGCATGCGCCTCGAAGAAATCGCTCAGCTTCACTGTGCCGACATCTATGAAAGCCAGACAAAGGGAATCTGGGTCATTGATATCAACAGCAACGGCCTTGATGAACTTGGCAGGCCAAAACTGCTGAAGAACAAAAATGCACGCAGAATTGTCCCCATCCATTCAGACCTTATACAGATGGGCCTGTTAGACTATCATACTGAAATTGCCAAGAATAAACATATCAGGCTATTCCCTGAGCTGAAGAAATCGGAAGGCGCGGTCAAGTTTGGCAAACAGCCTGGCAAGCAGTTCAAGGCTGTTGTGACAGCAACGTTGGGCGAGGCTTCTGGCAAAACCTTCCATTCGCTTCGCCACACCTTTGCTGATTTTTTCAAGCAACGTGGTTTGCAAAACGACTATTTTCGGCAGGTCTTCGGGCATGAATTGCCCATGCTTGCCGCAAAGCAGTATGGGGAAAAGTTCTCTCCAGCAACCCTCAACTCAGAAGTGATTGAAAAGCTTGTGTACGATGCAAAGATAACCTCTGAATGTGAATATCTTTCACAGAAAATCAGCAACCAGCACAAAGCACAATGA